CAAGACAAACAAAGGAATGGTGGCCAGCTCAAGGCTGACGTACATGGTGACCATGTCCCGACTGGACACCAGATAGAGCATCCCAGTCAGAGTGAAGAGGAGCACAACTAGAAATTCAGAGGGCGATTCCAGCAGTTGGTCCTTCCGAATGTGCTTTCCCGACATGAGATCGGCGGAAAAACCCACCACCAGAAAACCGGAAACCAAAAACACCAACTTAAACCACCAGGTCACCTCATCCATGACAAAGCGGCCGCCAAACAAAGAGGACTCGGTGGGCAGAGCAAACAATAAAACTAAGCTCACAGCCAAACCAAGCATGGCTCCCAGAGGGGCCCACTTTCTCATTGTCGCCAAGGGCACAAAGAGATCCGTCAACAAAATGACGAAGGCGAGAACCAAAAGTGTGATTTCAGGCAACATGGCCATAATTCAAATCCGTTCTTAATTTAATCCCATCATTGATCCCGCCTGAACCAATCGATTCAAAAGGGGATAAATGGAGGTCTCTACCATTTGCACCAAAAACCAGGGGACAATGCCCACAACAGCCAGGGCCAAAACCAGAGTCCCCGTGCTGAACTTTTCAAACCAACGGGCGTCAGACAACTTCTCAAATTCTTGATTCGTCAGAGGCCCCTGAAACACCTGGGCGAGACCTCGCAATACATAGACCGCTGTGACCACAATCGACATGGTGGCAATCACCGTCAAGACCCGGGTGATGTTGGCCGAGTACCACTGATTGCCAAAAAATCCGCCAAGAAAGACATGGCTTTCAGCCACAAATCCGCTAAAGCCCGGAAGCCCCAAAGAGGCCAAACCAGCAATGTAAAAACACACGGCTAGCCAGGGCATGACTTTTGCCAATCCACCCATTTCAGGCAAAATGCGGGTGTGAGTGCGTCCATAGACCATGCCGATCAAAGCAAAGAACAATCCGGTCATAATGCCGTGACTAAACATCTGTAAGACCGCGCCCTTCATGCCCATCATATTGAGAGCACAAATGCCGAACAAAACGAAACCACAGTGGCTCACAGACGAATAAGCGGTGAAGTACTTAAGGTCTTTTTGCCTAATGGCACCAAAAGCCCCATAGATCACATTGATGGTGGTCAGAATCATAAAAAACAGGGCCCATTGAATGGCGCCTTCGGGAAGTAGGTAGACCCCCACTCTCAAAATTCCATAGCCGCCGAGCTTCATCAAGACACCTGCGTGAAGCATGGACACCGCGGTTGGTGCCGAAGCATGACCATCGGGTGACCAGGTGTGGAAGGGAAAGAGTGCCCCTAAAACACCAAAGCCCAAAAAGAACAGAGGGAACACCCACTGCTGCATCTCTTTGGGGAACTCCACTTGGGAGAGCTGAATCAAATCAAAAGTGCCAATGCCTGAGTAGTGATAGACGGCCAAAAGACCACCCAAAATCAAGGCCGATCCCACCATCAGCATCAAAGTGAGCTTCATGGCCGAATACTCTTTGGGCCCTGTCCCCCACACCCCGATCAACAAATACATGGGGAGAACTGCCACTTCGTAGAAAACAAAAAACAGAAACAAATCAAAACTCACAAAGACACCAAAGACGCCGGTCACCAACACAAATAGAAGAGCAAAGAACTCTTTAGTGCGGTTTTTCACTTCCCAGCTGGCCAGAACCCCGGTGAAAATAATGATTGAGGTCAGAATCATCATCGCTACCGACATGCCGTCGACGCCTAGGTAGTAATCAATCCCAAAGCGCTCAAACCAAGCGAACTTCTCCACCAAGTAGAGCTGAGTCAAAAGACTGTCCTTGCCCGCTTCAAGATTACGGCTGGCCTCCTGCCAAAACTCCCAGGTCATGACAGCCGTTAGGACCAAATGAATTCCCGTTGATGCCAAACAGATCCAGCGAATGCGCTGCCACTTTTGCTCGGGCACCATGATCACTGCGAAGGCAGTGAGCAGAGGGAGAAAAACTAAAACACTTAACAATCCCATTTACACCCTACTAATAAGGACTAAAGGTCATCCAAATGGACAAAATCACCAACATCCCCCCCATCACGAACCACAGCCCGTAGGTTTGCACCTGACCGGTCTGAAGTTGCTTAAGACCAAGACCCGCCGCCCGCGTAAGCCAGGCGCTCAAGTTCATGGCTCCATCCACCACCTGGCGGTCAAACCAGGCCACGGGAGTGGCAATAAACTTGAAAATGATCTTGTGGGTGACGAACAAATAAATCTCATCAATCATAAATTTGCGTTTCACCAACAAATAGAAAACTCCAAGGGCCTCGGCCACCCCTTTGGCCTTCACCTTGGCTCCAAGATACATCACGGACGACCAGCCAATGCCAATCGCCGCCGCACCACTGGCAATCACCGGCACCCGCCAATCGTGATCCACCGAGAACTGAAATCCCGCATGGATGTAATCACCAAAATGGACCCAACCCGCCACCACCGACAGCACAGCTAAAATCCCCATGGGTAAAACCATGTGCCAGGAGCTTTCATGGGCGTGTTCGGCCCCGTGGGTGGCGGGCTTGCGCCAAAAGGTCACCCAATAAAGACGGAACATATAAAAAGCCGTGAGGGCTGCCACCAGCAGGGCCACCCCGAAGACCCAGGTGTGCCCACTGGTGAGTGCTGCCAACAAGATCTCATCCTTTGAATAAAATCCCGCCAAGGGCGGCACGCCCGCAATGGCCAAGGTGGCAATGAGAACAAACAAATGGGTGAAAGGCATTTTTTTGACCAGGCCACCCATGTCCCAAATATTGTTGCTGTGAACCGCATGGATCACGGAGCCTGCACCCAAAAACAGTAGGGCCTTAAAAAAGGCGTGGGTGAAAAGATGAAAGGCCGAAGCCGTATAGCCCAGAGGAAAGGAAGGCGAAGCCACTCCCAAAGATAGCATCATGTAACCCAATTGGCTCAAAGTCGAAAAAGCCAAGATCCGTTTGATGTCGTCCTGGGTACAGGCAATCACGGCAGCAAACAGGCAAGTGAAGGCGCCGACCACCATCACCAATTCGAGAGCCACAGGCGAACCAACGAACAAAGGGAACATCCGCGCCACCAAATAGACACCGGCCACCACCATGGTCGCCGCGTGAATCAATGCGGAAACAGGAGTGGGACCTTCCATGGCATCAGGGAGCCAAATATGCAGAGGGAACATGGCGCTTTTTCCGGCCGCACCCATGAAGAGAAGAATAAGGGCCACTGTCAGAATGGAGCCTCCGCCAATTTCCATCATACGGTTGACCACAGCGGCCGAGGTCAAATACTCAAAATCCAGAACTTGTAGCCCTGCAGCGCTAAAGCTGCCTCCGCCGAGGGCGTCCAGATCCTGAAAGTGGAGAAACCCGTAGTAGGCTAAAAACAAGATCCCCAACATAAAGCCAAGGTCAGCAAAGCGAGTGACAATAAAAGCCTTCTTAGAAGCCGAGACCGCTGAGGGTTTGCTGAAATAAAAACCAATGAGGAAAAAAGAACTGGCCCCCACCAACTCCCAAAACACAAACATCTGCAAGAGATTCGGGGCCAACACCAAACCGAGCATGGAAAAGGTGAAGAGATTGAGAATGGCAAAATAGCGACTAAAGCCCTCTTCACCTTTCATGTAGCCAATAGAATACAGGTGAACCAAGGAACTCACCGTGGTCACCACCACCATAAGCATCAGACTTAAGGGATCAAGCAAGACTCCAGCTGAGACCGTCAGTAACTCCTGATAGGACATCCAGGGTAAGGACCAAGCAACAATGGCTGGTCCCTTGTCGCCACCTGTGCCAAAAAAAGCAAAGTACTGCCAAGCTGTGAGGATGGCCAATGTGGCCGAGCCCATCACTAAAAGAGTGGCCGTCCATCCGGAGAGAGTGTCGCCGAGCCATTTACGACCCAGGCCGACGAGCAGAAAACCCAAAAAAGGCAGGGCCGGGATGAGCCAACTGATTTCCGATAAGAGTTTCCAACTTTCTTCCACCTGATCAATCCTTTAAGCTTGCCACGCGGGTGACGTCCAAAGTCTTACGCCGACCAAACAAGGTCACAAAGATCGCCATACCGACCACCACTTCAGCAGCGGCAACGGCAATAACAAAAATAGCCAGCACCTGCCCGTCTGCTCCCTCGGGTGCCACATAGCGATTAAACACCACCAGATTAAAAACCGCTGAGTTGAGCATCAACTCGATCGACATCAAAATACTAATGGCATTCTTGCGCGCCAAAACTCCGTAAAGACCAATCGCAAAAAGAGCGGCTGATAGAATCAACCAATGCTTAAAGGTCGGCGCAACGGAAACGAGAAGCTCCATCATAGACCTTCCTCCTTGGGCTCCACCTTGCGGGCAACGACCAGGCCACCAATCAGGGCCGCCAAAAGCAGTATCGAAATCAACTCAAAGGCTGAAACATAGCCTTCGCCCCCCGTACTCAAGAACAACTCGCCCAGGGTATTGGCTCCAGGGAGTTCCGCCTGTTCGACATTAATCAGCGGCAAATCGGAAAAGTAAAACACACCAGCCACAGGGATAAAAAAGTTCAAGGCCCCAAGGGCCGCCACTGCCTTGCGAGCAAAACTTGTGGAGTCCTCCATTTGCCCTAATGATCCAGTGAGCATCACCACAAAGACAATAAGGACGACGATGCCGCCCACATACACCAACAATTGAATACCGGCCAAAAACTCAGCTCCCAATAAGAGATAAAACCCAGCCGTCGCACCCAGTACGGCCATCAGGGCAACTGCAGCCCGAAAAATCCGCGCCGAGGCCACCACCCGCCAGGCAAAAAACAAGGCCGTAAAGGCGAGAAGATAAAAGAACAGAGAACTCACCGCTGTTGTCATGTGGGCTGCTCTCCTTCTGGACTTGGAACATCACCAAACACATCGCGGCCCAAGGGCGTCGGGCCCTCATAGGGGACCCGGGGGAACATCATCTTGGGCTTGTCCTCTTTGTTTTCCATCTTATCGAAGAACTTCTTGGTCGGACCGGCATAGCGGTTGAGCTGATAGGTCAGAAGTTTTTTGTCGTACACAGAGGCTTCAAAGTCGTTGGCCATTTCCAGGGCATCAAAGGGGCAGACCATCACGCAGATGTTGCAAAAGGTGCAAATGTCCATGCGCCAAATAAAGCGGTCGATTTCCTTCTTTCCGGATTCTCCCCGCATATCGATGACTTTGATGGAAGCATTGGGGCATTGGACATCACAGATTTTACAGCCCGTGCAGTTGTGCTCACCGTTTTCGTCGTACTTGAGTCGCAACTGGGCGCGGAAGCGCTCAGGCAACTTCAAAGTCTGGCGGTTTTCCGGATACTGGCGGGTCACCCAGGTCGAAGGATGCGAGAAGTAGCGCCAGGTGACCTTCATGCCGTTCCACAGGGAGCGCAAAGCCCCAAAGGCTGTACTGCCGCGGCTGGTGCGCTGCGGTCTCGGCGCATGAATGACCTTCACCGACTTTCCGCCGATGGTCAGCTCACTCTTTTTTCCACCATGTCGATCAAACAAGGCCACTCTAACAACACCTTTAACTAAAGAAATAAAATCCCGATAGCACAACCACAGCTCCCACAAACAGATTCACCAAACTGACAGGCAACAAAACTTTCCATTCCAAAGCCATCAGCTGATCCACCCGCAAGCGGGGAAAAGTCCAGCGGAACCACATAATCACAAAAACCAAAAAAGAGGTCTTGGCCAAAAACCAAACCGCAGGAGGGATGACGTCCATCACTCCATTAAAGGCCGCCCAATCGCCAATATGAAAGGGCATCCAACCACCTAAGAAAAAGGTGGCGGCGAATGCCGAAGCCAAAAACATATTGATAAATTCAGCCAGGAAGAACAGGGCAAAGCGCAGACCTGAGTACTCCGTATGAAAGCCGCCGGTCAGCTCACTCTCCCCTTCGGAAAGATCAAAGGGGGCTCGGTTAAGTTCCGCCACGGAGGCAATGACAAAAACCATGAAGGCAATCAGTCCCACTCCGTGGGCCCGCCAAATCCACCAGCCCTGGGCCTGACTGGCGACAATCTCACTCATTTTAAGTGATCCCGAAAACAACACCACCACCAAAAGCGAAAGCGTTAGAGAGATCTCATAGGACACCATTTGCGCCCCGGCTCTCATCGCTCCAAGCATCGACCATTTGTTATTGGAACTCCAGCCGCCCAAAAGCACGCCAAAGACACCAAAGCCACTGACGGCGGCCAAAAAGATCACGCCCACGTTGAGGTCAATCAGTTGCACAAAAGGCGAAGCCGGCAAAACCAAAATGGCCAAAAAAGTTCCCATGATGCAAAAGAATGGCGCTAGGAAGTAAAGCAAGCGATCTGCTTCGGCCGGTATGATGTCTTCTTTGATAAAGAGCTTAATGCCATCGGCAATCGGCTGAAGAATGCCGTGCCAGCCCACGCGCATGGGTCCCAGGCGACATTGAAAGTGAGCGGCCACTTTGCGTTCGGCATAAATCAGAATCAAACCCATGAGGGACACAGCCGCCACGGTCCCACCCATGGCTCCCGCCAAATATGCACCGGCCATCAACCAGTTTTCACCGGCAAAGGCCTCTTGGGCTCGGGCTGCAATTGTTGTGACCTGCCATGCGTCCATTCAAATTCTCTCTTAACGATCCACGTCGGGGATCACCAAATCCAAAGTTGATACCACCGACACCAAATCGGCCAGCTTCCCGCCGACCGCCGTTCGCGTCACACTCCAAAGATTGTTAAAGTTAGGGCTGCGGAAGTGACAGCGATGGGGAATGTCTTCCCCTGTTCCCTGTAAAAACACACCGAGAGTTCCCCGAGCGGTTTCAATCTGGGAATAAAAAGACCCCTTAGGCAGCTTGAGCTTGGCCGCGGGCTTCATCTCCATGT
This is a stretch of genomic DNA from Pseudobdellovibrionaceae bacterium. It encodes these proteins:
- the nuoH gene encoding NADH-quinone oxidoreductase subunit NuoH, which gives rise to MDAWQVTTIAARAQEAFAGENWLMAGAYLAGAMGGTVAAVSLMGLILIYAERKVAAHFQCRLGPMRVGWHGILQPIADGIKLFIKEDIIPAEADRLLYFLAPFFCIMGTFLAILVLPASPFVQLIDLNVGVIFLAAVSGFGVFGVLLGGWSSNNKWSMLGAMRAGAQMVSYEISLTLSLLVVVLFSGSLKMSEIVASQAQGWWIWRAHGVGLIAFMVFVIASVAELNRAPFDLSEGESELTGGFHTEYSGLRFALFFLAEFINMFLASAFAATFFLGGWMPFHIGDWAAFNGVMDVIPPAVWFLAKTSFLVFVIMWFRWTFPRLRVDQLMALEWKVLLPVSLVNLFVGAVVVLSGFYFFS
- the nuoK gene encoding NADH-quinone oxidoreductase subunit NuoK, giving the protein MELLVSVAPTFKHWLILSAALFAIGLYGVLARKNAISILMSIELMLNSAVFNLVVFNRYVAPEGADGQVLAIFVIAVAAAEVVVGMAIFVTLFGRRKTLDVTRVASLKD
- a CDS encoding NADH-quinone oxidoreductase subunit J — protein: MTTAVSSLFFYLLAFTALFFAWRVVASARIFRAAVALMAVLGATAGFYLLLGAEFLAGIQLLVYVGGIVVLIVFVVMLTGSLGQMEDSTSFARKAVAALGALNFFIPVAGVFYFSDLPLINVEQAELPGANTLGELFLSTGGEGYVSAFELISILLLAALIGGLVVARKVEPKEEGL
- the nuoL gene encoding NADH-quinone oxidoreductase subunit L, with amino-acid sequence MEESWKLLSEISWLIPALPFLGFLLVGLGRKWLGDTLSGWTATLLVMGSATLAILTAWQYFAFFGTGGDKGPAIVAWSLPWMSYQELLTVSAGVLLDPLSLMLMVVVTTVSSLVHLYSIGYMKGEEGFSRYFAILNLFTFSMLGLVLAPNLLQMFVFWELVGASSFFLIGFYFSKPSAVSASKKAFIVTRFADLGFMLGILFLAYYGFLHFQDLDALGGGSFSAAGLQVLDFEYLTSAAVVNRMMEIGGGSILTVALILLFMGAAGKSAMFPLHIWLPDAMEGPTPVSALIHAATMVVAGVYLVARMFPLFVGSPVALELVMVVGAFTCLFAAVIACTQDDIKRILAFSTLSQLGYMMLSLGVASPSFPLGYTASAFHLFTHAFFKALLFLGAGSVIHAVHSNNIWDMGGLVKKMPFTHLFVLIATLAIAGVPPLAGFYSKDEILLAALTSGHTWVFGVALLVAALTAFYMFRLYWVTFWRKPATHGAEHAHESSWHMVLPMGILAVLSVVAGWVHFGDYIHAGFQFSVDHDWRVPVIASGAAAIGIGWSSVMYLGAKVKAKGVAEALGVFYLLVKRKFMIDEIYLFVTHKIIFKFIATPVAWFDRQVVDGAMNLSAWLTRAAGLGLKQLQTGQVQTYGLWFVMGGMLVILSIWMTFSPY
- a CDS encoding NADH-quinone oxidoreductase subunit M, giving the protein MGLLSVLVFLPLLTAFAVIMVPEQKWQRIRWICLASTGIHLVLTAVMTWEFWQEASRNLEAGKDSLLTQLYLVEKFAWFERFGIDYYLGVDGMSVAMMILTSIIIFTGVLASWEVKNRTKEFFALLFVLVTGVFGVFVSFDLFLFFVFYEVAVLPMYLLIGVWGTGPKEYSAMKLTLMLMVGSALILGGLLAVYHYSGIGTFDLIQLSQVEFPKEMQQWVFPLFFLGFGVLGALFPFHTWSPDGHASAPTAVSMLHAGVLMKLGGYGILRVGVYLLPEGAIQWALFFMILTTINVIYGAFGAIRQKDLKYFTAYSSVSHCGFVLFGICALNMMGMKGAVLQMFSHGIMTGLFFALIGMVYGRTHTRILPEMGGLAKVMPWLAVCFYIAGLASLGLPGFSGFVAESHVFLGGFFGNQWYSANITRVLTVIATMSIVVTAVYVLRGLAQVFQGPLTNQEFEKLSDARWFEKFSTGTLVLALAVVGIVPWFLVQMVETSIYPLLNRLVQAGSMMGLN
- a CDS encoding 4Fe-4S binding protein → MCYRDFISLVKGVVRVALFDRHGGKKSELTIGGKSVKVIHAPRPQRTSRGSTAFGALRSLWNGMKVTWRYFSHPSTWVTRQYPENRQTLKLPERFRAQLRLKYDENGEHNCTGCKICDVQCPNASIKVIDMRGESGKKEIDRFIWRMDICTFCNICVMVCPFDALEMANDFEASVYDKKLLTYQLNRYAGPTKKFFDKMENKEDKPKMMFPRVPYEGPTPLGRDVFGDVPSPEGEQPT